The proteins below come from a single Biomphalaria glabrata chromosome 10, xgBioGlab47.1, whole genome shotgun sequence genomic window:
- the LOC129928660 gene encoding uncharacterized protein LOC129928660, which yields MKLVLFDNLILCWMLMTSSLGTVYKVCEHVAVEDEPYTVSCPITSKKGKFVWRIVPVSKQSNGIKKIPDIEECRPSRPGPECYGPYISRLNETHISLTLRNVTAVERDTILKCTNYVNIEPVIREICSCQLLVHAKPRTPILCRINQTNRSSFRLKCLARKLFPRMECKIHQETDSAETPIAPSDITYENQTFASSNADYINASCAAEFTHLKLGNYSVVVSVISSGQLGSSFTTEVHRQSFSLTSPRPYITLKSSCRERDKSTLILYLQCEAEHFSQIPEVMWFWNATQMQSTKKSNETDYREGTYQLFASHMFQHHPIDQGTEINCTVRSSAETLSATFIIPKYPSVPPEFINSTSAGELFLDEGKTEITCRIPGEALGFVKLNISCFVNGSKVTQHVSPGSVGSLKMKITHSLDLAICRCSAIHSVFCYTKVAEVTLRVQRNFTTDTPFEITSNSQSVEGIKYDVAYIALATSFIILLIFIIGIILHSLCKRLQDKDVFRRRNNDEDRHYANEDHIYSEPEENALTTRCNSHETEALVRENQGTCRGVTIDSHGYLKPHNPHSRLLLPDVISDSELILQECNLTRRASDTPESSGSWVTDTSEDISITCVNSVNQPESNHIQHLSIKPAPNDLLDLASVTSLSSRLSFSHNDNMMPKLAPKDFYITPISTSTPSLKTHISSDQKRIKPRPSSNQTQLTHCTNGSKSSKSLNYRKRKKPKLSSTCFTQRESELNFHSDSLKDLQNGQQHGDKCEQQYFNFLPKPHKSSSTSTNFPNESDYLELHPLKMRQLDSLSTQTNKLIFTLGDSTVQ from the exons ATGAAGCTCGTGTTATTTGATAACCTCATTCTCTGCTGGATGTTGATGACTTCATCGTTGGGGACGGTCTACAAGGTCTGTGAACATGTGGCTGTAGAAGATGAACCGTACACAGTCAGCTGCCCTATCACCAGCAAAAA gggAAAATTTGTCTGGCGTATAGTTCCAGTATCTAAACAAAGTAACGGTATAAAGAAAATTCCCGACATAGAAGAATGTAGGCCTTCACGTCCCGGGCCTGAGTGTTATGGTCCTTACATCTCCAGGCTGAATGAAACACATATCAGCCTCACACTACGCAACGTGACGGCCGTAGAACGTGACACCATTCTCAAGTGTACGAACTACGTGAACATCGAACCAGTCATACGGGAAATATGTTCCTGCCAGCTTCTTGTTCACGCCAAACCACGAACCCCCATTCTATGTCGAATCAACCAGACGAATCGTTCGAGTTTTAGACTCAAATGCTTGGCCAGAAAATTGTTCCCCAGGATGGAATGCAAGATTCACCAGGAGACCGATAGCGCTGAAAccccgatagcgccaagtgacATCACATACGAGAATCAAACGTTCGCTAGCAGCAATGCAGATTACATAAACGCATCGTGTGCAGCCGAATTCACTCATTTAAAACTCGGCAACTACTCCGTCGTGGTCAGCGTAATCTCGAGCGGACAGCTCGGATCGAGTTTCACTACTGAAGTCCACCGTCAGAGTTTCAGTCTCACTAGCCCACGTCCTTACATCACTCTCAAAAGCAGCTGtcgagagagagacaaaagtaCTCTGATCTTGTATCTACAATGTGAGGCAGAACACTTCAGCCAAATACCGGAAGTGATGTGGTTCTGGAACGCCACACAAATGCAAAGTACTAAGAAAAGCAATGAAACCGACTATCGTGAAGGAACGTATCAATTGTTTGCAAGCCACATGTTCCAACATCACCCCATTGACCAAGGCACTGAGATAAACTGCACCGTGAGAAGTTCAGCCGAGACTCTGAGTGCTACTTTCATTATTCCTAAATACCCGAGTGTCCCGCCGGAATTCATTAACTCCACTAGTGCTGGAGAACTTTTTCTAGACGAGGGCAAGACAGAAATCACTTGTCGCATCCCAGGGGAAGCTTTAGGTTTCGTCAAGCTAAACATAAGTTGTTTTGTGAATGGGTCAAAGGTTACTCAGCATGTGTCTCCTGGGAGTGTAGGCTCActgaaaatgaaaatcacacaCAGCCTTGACCTTGCCATCTGCCGTTGTTCAGCTATTCATAGCGTCTTCTGCTACACTAAGGTCGCGGAGGTCACCTTAAGAGTACAGAGAAATTTCACAACAGACACTCCATTTGAGATCACTTCAAATTCTCAATCAGTGGAAGGCATTAAATACGATGTGGCGTACATAGCATTGGCCACTTCATTCAtcatacttttaatttttatcaTTGGGATCATTCTCCATTCCCTCTGTAAGCGGCTTCAAGACAAAGACGTTTTCCGGCGCAGAAATAACGACGAGGATCGCCATTACGCCAACGAGGACCACATTTATAGTGAACCAGAAGAGAACGCCCTCACCACGCGCTGTAACTCTCACGAGACGGAAGCTCTCGTGCGAGAAAATCAGGGAACATGTAGAGGCGTTACCATAGATTCCCATGGGTATTTGAAGCCACACAACCCCCATAGCAGATTACTTTTGCCGGATGTCATTTCTGATTCTGAACTAATCCTTCAAGAATGTAATTTAACGCGAAGGGCTTCTGACACCCCTGAATCTTCCGGATCCTGGGTCACAGACACAAGTGAAGATATTTCTATCACGTGCGTCAATTCAGTGAATCAGCCTGAGAGCAATCATATCCAACATTTGTCAATAAAACCTGCCCCGAATGACCTGCTAGACCTCGCCAGTGTTACTTCTCTTTCTTCtagactctctttctctcacaatGACAATATGATGCCAAAGCTTGCTCCCAAAGACTTTTACATCACACCTATATCCACCTCAACGCCCAGCTTGAAGACACATATTTCATCTGATCAAAAACGTATCAAACCTAGGCCATCATCTAACCAAACGCAACTAACACACTGTACCAATGGTTCCAAAAGTTCAAAGTCTCTGAATTACCGGAAGCGGAAAAAGCCGAAATTATCTTCGACCTGTTTCACTCAGCGAGAGTCCGAACTCAATTTTCACAGTGACTCTTTGAAAGACTTACAAAATGGTCAGCAACATGGAGATAAATGTGAACAACAATATTTCAACTTCTTACCGAAACCCCACAAGAGTTCCAGTACATCCACGAATTTCCCAAACGAATCAGATTATTTGGAACTCCATCCGTTAAAAATGAGGCAGCTAGACAGTCTCAGCACTCAGAcaaataaacttatctttacACTCGGAGACTCCACGGTgcagtaa